The Austwickia sp. genome includes a region encoding these proteins:
- a CDS encoding GNAT family N-acetyltransferase, which translates to MSDEAIDEATKDQLSDRDMAKVTLRDGTVAWTRPLRRDDRAALAAEYQALSPHSRRLRFLASVPQLTDAMLDRLVDEVDGVEHVALVMVVETADGPLDVAIGRIVRYRDLPDAADVAVTVKDAWQGKGVASALLPLLVERRPPGVTYLLTEVAADNPASLAMLRRIGETQAHVSAPGVLDVEVNLTNDGMRHRPPAEGVRLHPALDVPHARCRVRRGAS; encoded by the coding sequence ATGTCCGACGAAGCGATCGACGAGGCAACGAAAGACCAGCTCAGCGACCGGGACATGGCAAAGGTGACGTTGCGCGACGGCACCGTGGCGTGGACCCGGCCGCTCCGTCGGGACGACCGCGCCGCGTTGGCGGCGGAGTACCAGGCGCTCTCGCCGCACTCGCGCCGCCTCCGATTCCTCGCGAGTGTGCCGCAGCTCACAGACGCCATGCTGGACCGCCTGGTGGACGAGGTGGACGGCGTCGAACATGTCGCGCTCGTCATGGTCGTGGAGACGGCCGACGGCCCGCTCGACGTGGCCATCGGCCGCATCGTGCGGTATCGCGATCTCCCCGATGCCGCCGACGTCGCCGTGACCGTGAAGGACGCCTGGCAGGGCAAGGGGGTGGCGTCGGCCCTGCTGCCCCTGCTGGTGGAGCGCCGGCCGCCGGGCGTGACCTATCTGTTGACCGAGGTGGCCGCCGACAACCCGGCGTCCCTGGCAATGCTCCGCCGGATCGGCGAAACCCAAGCCCACGTCTCGGCGCCAGGCGTGCTCGATGTCGAGGTCAACCTGACCAATGACGGCATGCGACACCGCCCGCCCGCCGAGGGGGTGCGGCTGCACCCGGCACTCGACGTACCGCATGCCCGCTGCCGCGTCCGCCGCGGTGCCTCATAG
- a CDS encoding PIN domain-containing protein: protein MIIPDTNLLLYATVDAFPVHDQVRTWWRSVLRTTEEVGIAPVCGMAFIRIATRRGVLAEPMTVSFAVAAVRSWLSLPQVRVLPADGTHFASAMALVEATGAAGNLTTDAQIAAHALALDATVATNDSDFARFPGVRMMNPVRG from the coding sequence GTGATCATCCCCGACACGAACCTCTTGCTCTACGCCACCGTGGACGCGTTTCCCGTCCATGACCAGGTCCGGACCTGGTGGCGATCTGTGTTGCGAACCACCGAGGAGGTGGGGATCGCACCAGTCTGCGGCATGGCCTTCATCCGCATTGCGACACGACGGGGGGTCCTCGCGGAACCTATGACCGTCAGTTTCGCCGTCGCTGCGGTCCGCAGCTGGCTGTCCCTGCCCCAGGTCCGCGTCCTGCCCGCGGATGGCACGCACTTCGCCTCGGCAATGGCGCTCGTCGAAGCGACCGGTGCGGCCGGAAACCTCACGACGGACGCGCAGATCGCCGCGCACGCCTTAGCGCTCGACGCGACTGTCGCCACTAACGACTCGGACTTTGCCCGTTTCCCAGGCGTCAGGATGATGAATCCGGTCCGAGGGTGA
- the serC gene encoding 3-phosphoserine/phosphohydroxythreonine transaminase, whose product MRVYNFSAGPAMLPLPVLERAQSELIDWQGSGMSVTEVSHRGKAFVACAAQAEQLLRTVMGIGDDYAVLFLQGGASGQFAAIPMNLTAPGDSIDLINTGSWSKKALAEAKRQEIDVTVVADEKASNYTTTPAAGSYAVSPGATYLHYTPNETIGGVEFGYVPQTGDVPLVADMSSTILSRPIDVDRFGVIYAGAQKNMGPAGLCVVVVRRDLLGRARPSTPSILDWQQMAENDSMLNTPPTFGIYLLGLILEWIHGDGGLAAMGERNRAKAQALYAAIDGSDFYRNPVAVDSRSWMNVPFILANPDLDGDFLAQAQAAGLTNLKGHRSVGGMRASIYNAMPMEGVQALIDFMKEFERTRA is encoded by the coding sequence GTGCGCGTCTACAACTTCTCCGCCGGTCCCGCGATGCTCCCCCTGCCCGTCCTGGAGCGGGCCCAGTCCGAATTGATCGACTGGCAGGGCTCCGGGATGTCCGTGACGGAGGTGAGTCACCGGGGGAAGGCCTTCGTGGCGTGCGCGGCTCAGGCCGAACAGCTCCTGCGCACGGTGATGGGCATCGGCGACGACTACGCCGTCCTCTTCCTGCAGGGCGGAGCCAGTGGGCAGTTCGCGGCGATCCCCATGAACCTCACCGCTCCCGGCGACTCGATCGACCTCATCAACACCGGCTCGTGGTCCAAGAAGGCGCTCGCCGAGGCCAAGCGCCAGGAGATCGACGTGACGGTCGTCGCGGACGAGAAGGCGTCGAACTACACGACGACGCCGGCCGCCGGATCGTACGCCGTGAGCCCGGGCGCGACGTACCTGCACTACACCCCCAACGAGACCATCGGCGGCGTGGAATTCGGCTACGTCCCGCAGACCGGCGACGTGCCGCTGGTCGCGGACATGTCGAGCACGATCCTGTCCCGGCCGATCGACGTGGACCGGTTCGGCGTCATCTACGCGGGCGCGCAGAAGAACATGGGGCCCGCCGGCCTGTGCGTGGTCGTCGTCCGCCGCGACCTGCTCGGTCGGGCCCGGCCGAGCACGCCGTCCATCCTGGACTGGCAGCAGATGGCCGAGAACGACTCCATGCTCAACACGCCCCCGACCTTCGGGATCTACCTGCTCGGGCTGATCCTGGAGTGGATCCACGGGGACGGCGGTCTGGCCGCGATGGGCGAGCGCAACCGCGCCAAGGCGCAGGCCCTGTACGCCGCCATCGACGGCTCGGACTTCTATCGCAATCCCGTGGCGGTCGACAGCCGCTCGTGGATGAATGTGCCGTTCATCCTGGCGAACCCAGACCTCGACGGCGACTTCCTCGCGCAGGCGCAGGCGGCCGGGCTCACGAACCTCAAGGGGCACCGGTCCGTCGGCGGGATGCGCGCGAGCATCTACAACGCGATGCCCATGGAAGGTGTCCAGGCCCTCATCGACTTCATGAAGGAGTTCGAGCGCACCCGGGCCTGA
- a CDS encoding type II toxin-antitoxin system RelE/ParE family toxin, with the protein MSYRVEWTPPARRDMARLPLKVALAVMTYVDERLAINPVRLSKRLTGELSQLRGARNGDYRILIAVDEADAVVRIVRVDHRAHAYR; encoded by the coding sequence ATGTCGTATCGCGTCGAGTGGACCCCGCCTGCCCGCAGGGATATGGCGAGGCTGCCCCTCAAGGTGGCCCTAGCGGTCATGACCTATGTTGACGAGCGCCTGGCGATCAATCCGGTGCGGCTGAGCAAGCGGCTGACGGGAGAGCTCTCCCAGCTGCGAGGGGCCCGAAACGGGGATTACCGGATCTTGATCGCTGTCGACGAAGCCGACGCTGTGGTGCGGATCGTGCGCGTCGACCATCGCGCTCACGCGTACCGTTAG
- a CDS encoding type II toxin-antitoxin system Phd/YefM family antitoxin, whose translation MRSVSLSEAKDKLSGLIDDVDETHEIVTITRHGRPAAVLMSADDLESLHETMYWLSRPGLRESLAEAERAVSLGETMSSEELRRDLGLPAAP comes from the coding sequence ATGCGGAGTGTTTCCCTATCCGAAGCAAAGGACAAGCTCTCGGGTCTCATCGATGACGTCGATGAGACCCACGAGATCGTGACTATCACGCGACACGGGCGCCCAGCCGCGGTGCTGATGTCGGCCGACGACCTCGAATCCCTGCACGAGACGATGTACTGGCTGAGCCGACCCGGGCTCCGAGAATCTCTCGCCGAGGCGGAGCGAGCCGTGTCCCTGGGCGAGACCATGAGCAGCGAGGAGCTGCGCAGAGACCTCGGGCTACCCGCCGCGCCCTAG
- a CDS encoding phosphoglycerate dehydrogenase produces the protein MTYRIQTLNAISPSGLSRLPSDTYEVGNAVEEPHALLLRSANLHGQPIPESVLAVARAGAGTNNIPIAEYSARGIPVFNTPGANANAVKELVLAGALMGARNLFAAASFVRDLAPEDGTMDEAEMDKVVEANKKKYAGWELPGRTLGVVGLGAIGVQVANAGLALGMKVVGYDPQITVRHAWQLSASVERAESIDDVFRAADVLTLHLPLIEATKGLVNTQRLAMMRPGSVLLNFARGGIVDTAAVVASLDAGHLRNYICDFPAPELNRHPKVLALPHLGASTAEAEDNCAAMAADELRDFLEKGEISNSVNFPNARLPRAEGTTRVVIANSNVPNIVSRVTTTVADAGLNIADMLNASRGDLAVTLVDLDNGVPADLVDRIRALEGVLSARVV, from the coding sequence ATGACGTACCGCATCCAGACCCTGAACGCGATCAGCCCCAGCGGACTGTCCCGCCTGCCCTCCGACACCTACGAGGTCGGCAACGCCGTCGAGGAGCCGCACGCGCTGCTGTTGCGCTCGGCCAACCTGCACGGCCAGCCCATCCCCGAGTCGGTGCTCGCGGTCGCCCGCGCCGGCGCCGGCACCAACAACATCCCGATCGCCGAGTACTCCGCCCGCGGCATCCCGGTGTTCAACACCCCCGGCGCGAATGCCAACGCGGTCAAGGAGCTCGTGCTGGCCGGGGCGCTCATGGGGGCCCGCAACCTGTTCGCCGCCGCCTCGTTCGTCCGGGACCTCGCTCCCGAGGACGGCACGATGGACGAGGCCGAGATGGACAAGGTCGTCGAGGCGAACAAGAAGAAGTACGCCGGGTGGGAGCTGCCGGGTCGCACGCTGGGCGTCGTCGGCCTCGGCGCGATCGGGGTCCAGGTCGCGAACGCCGGCCTGGCGCTGGGCATGAAGGTCGTCGGCTACGACCCCCAGATCACCGTGCGGCACGCCTGGCAGCTCTCCGCCAGCGTCGAGCGCGCCGAGTCCATCGACGACGTCTTCCGCGCGGCGGACGTGCTGACCCTGCACCTGCCGCTGATCGAGGCGACGAAGGGTCTGGTCAACACGCAGCGACTGGCGATGATGCGGCCCGGGTCCGTGCTGCTCAACTTCGCCCGCGGCGGCATCGTCGACACGGCCGCCGTGGTGGCCTCGCTCGACGCCGGCCACCTGCGCAACTACATCTGTGACTTCCCCGCGCCGGAACTCAACCGGCACCCGAAGGTGCTCGCGCTGCCGCACCTCGGCGCGTCCACGGCCGAGGCCGAGGACAACTGCGCCGCGATGGCCGCCGACGAGCTGCGCGACTTCCTGGAGAAGGGGGAGATCAGCAACAGCGTGAACTTCCCCAACGCCCGGCTGCCCCGGGCGGAGGGCACGACCCGCGTGGTCATCGCCAACAGCAACGTGCCGAACATCGTCAGCCGGGTGACGACCACGGTGGCGGATGCCGGCCTGAACATCGCCGACATGCTCAACGCCTCGCGCGGCGACCTGGCCGTGACGCTGGTCGACCTCGACAACGGCGTACCCGCCGATCTCGTCGACCGCATCCGGGCCCTCGAGGGAGTGCTCAGCGCCCGCGTGGTCTGA
- a CDS encoding helix-turn-helix domain-containing protein: MLKPVLPALVDHTIEDIARRYPDLGADLTGRYGQGMRGGIQDALTRFLDLLGSDLPALDDELAGVFASFGAREDRRGRSMATLLAAYRDGARGAWRLFSQAALAHHVSQVTTVRLAEAIFVYIDELSTTSAMGFAQAQLTRASQRDLLRRELADALLAGESGTAAPRVAELASRAEWAVPAAAAVAVFVRRGEGPAAAVPILHPDVLVTDRGDEWHAVLPEWAVEACAQRIEELRPEGPRAYLGTIRPLAEAPVSLAHARAVRRLAIRGLVPDRAVVSATTHLPLLVLHADRRLLSGLVDSQLGPLGEVAPARREVLAETLRTWLLQHGDRLATGRALGVHPQTVSYRLAELRKVFGSALEDPDRRFALTMALVGRGIGGGIGRADGGGGGDPIL; encoded by the coding sequence GTGCTAAAGCCTGTCCTGCCCGCGTTGGTGGACCACACCATCGAGGACATCGCTCGGCGCTATCCCGACCTCGGCGCCGATCTGACCGGCCGATACGGCCAGGGGATGCGCGGGGGCATCCAGGATGCGCTCACCCGGTTCCTGGACCTCCTGGGCTCCGATCTCCCGGCACTCGACGATGAGCTCGCCGGAGTCTTCGCCTCGTTCGGCGCCAGGGAGGATCGGCGGGGGCGGTCCATGGCGACGCTCCTCGCGGCGTACCGGGACGGCGCCCGGGGCGCCTGGCGGCTCTTCTCTCAGGCGGCGCTCGCGCACCACGTCTCCCAGGTGACCACGGTGCGGCTCGCCGAGGCGATCTTCGTCTACATCGACGAGCTCTCCACCACCAGCGCCATGGGGTTCGCGCAGGCGCAACTCACCAGGGCGTCGCAGCGCGACCTGCTGCGTCGCGAGCTCGCGGACGCCCTCCTCGCCGGCGAGTCGGGGACCGCCGCGCCACGGGTCGCCGAGCTGGCCAGTCGCGCCGAGTGGGCCGTGCCGGCCGCTGCCGCCGTCGCGGTCTTCGTCCGGCGCGGCGAGGGGCCCGCGGCGGCGGTGCCGATTCTGCACCCGGATGTGCTGGTCACCGACCGGGGCGACGAGTGGCACGCGGTCCTGCCCGAGTGGGCGGTCGAGGCCTGCGCGCAGCGGATCGAGGAACTGCGGCCGGAGGGACCCCGCGCCTACCTGGGGACGATCCGGCCGCTCGCCGAGGCGCCGGTGTCGCTGGCGCATGCGCGGGCGGTGCGGCGGCTCGCGATCCGCGGCCTGGTCCCCGACCGCGCCGTCGTGTCCGCCACGACCCACCTGCCCTTGCTCGTGCTGCATGCGGATCGACGGCTCCTGTCGGGCCTGGTCGACAGCCAGCTCGGACCGCTGGGCGAGGTCGCGCCGGCCCGACGCGAGGTGCTGGCCGAGACCCTGCGGACCTGGCTGCTGCAGCACGGCGACCGCCTCGCGACCGGACGGGCCCTGGGCGTGCATCCGCAGACGGTCAGCTACCGACTCGCCGAACTCCGCAAGGTCTTCGGGTCGGCGCTGGAAGATCCGGACCGGCGGTTCGCCCTCACCATGGCCCTGGTCGGCCGTGGGATCGGCGGCGGAATCGGCAGGGCGGACGGCGGCGGTGGCGGCGACCCCATCCTGTGA
- a CDS encoding copper-translocating P-type ATPase: protein MTTVETGERHVELAIGGMTCASCANRIERKLNKVDGVTATVNYATEKATVSYPTGLTPAQLVEVVEQAGYTAHLPAAKPAGEASVPPADGAAEAVPGGDSAAAPDRDELAALRQRLMVCLVLSVPVIAMAMIPPLQFTSWQWLSLTLAAPVVVWGGLPFHRAAWVNLRHGATTMDTLISVGTLAAFGWSLYALFFGTAGEPGMRHAFEWTVHRGHGAGNIYLEAAAGVTTFILAGRYFEARAKRRSGAALRALLDLGAKEATVLRDGVETRVGVDQLVVGDRFVVRPGERIATDGVIVEGTSAVDASMVTGESVPVDVGPGTPVVGATVNAGGRLVVEATRVGADTQLAQMARLVEQAQTGKAQVQRLADRISGIFVPVVIALAIATFVVWLAIGGGPAAAFTAAVAVLIIACPCALGLATPTALMVGTGRGAQLGLLIKGPEVLESTRRIDTIVLDKTGTVTTGEMTLMDVVAAEGEDAERVLRLAGAVEHASEHPIAAAVARGATERVGALAPVRDFAAVAGLGVRGTVIEGADEPATAYDVLLGRPEFLATHAMTLDARLQGAFDEATAKGHTAVAFGWDGRARGVLTVADAIKPTSAEAVRRLRGLGLTPVLLTGDNAAVARTVAQAVGIDPGPDTVIAGVLPQDKVDVVARLQREGKTVAMVGDGINDAAALAQADLGLAMGTGTDVAIEASDLTLVRGDLRAAADAIRLARRTLATIKGNLFWAFAYNVAALPLAAAGLLNPMIAGAAMAFSSVFVVTNSLRLRGFQPSYR from the coding sequence ATGACGACCGTCGAGACCGGTGAACGCCACGTCGAGCTCGCCATCGGCGGCATGACCTGCGCGTCGTGCGCCAACCGCATCGAACGCAAGCTCAACAAGGTCGATGGCGTGACCGCCACGGTCAACTACGCCACCGAGAAGGCCACGGTCAGCTACCCCACCGGGCTGACCCCGGCTCAGCTCGTCGAGGTCGTGGAGCAGGCCGGGTACACCGCGCACCTCCCCGCGGCGAAACCGGCCGGCGAGGCATCGGTCCCGCCCGCCGACGGCGCGGCCGAGGCGGTACCAGGCGGCGACAGCGCCGCGGCCCCGGACCGCGACGAGCTGGCGGCCCTGCGTCAGCGACTGATGGTCTGCCTGGTCTTGAGCGTCCCGGTCATCGCGATGGCGATGATCCCGCCGCTCCAGTTCACCTCGTGGCAATGGCTGTCCCTCACGCTGGCCGCGCCCGTCGTGGTCTGGGGCGGCCTGCCGTTCCACCGGGCGGCGTGGGTCAACCTGCGCCACGGCGCCACGACCATGGACACGCTGATCTCGGTGGGGACGCTGGCCGCGTTCGGATGGTCCCTGTATGCGCTGTTCTTCGGCACCGCGGGCGAGCCGGGGATGCGGCACGCGTTCGAGTGGACCGTGCACCGGGGCCACGGCGCCGGCAACATCTACCTGGAAGCCGCGGCGGGGGTCACCACCTTCATCCTCGCCGGCCGCTACTTCGAGGCCCGCGCCAAGCGCCGCTCCGGCGCCGCGCTGCGCGCCCTGCTCGACCTCGGGGCGAAGGAGGCCACGGTCCTGCGCGACGGGGTGGAGACGCGCGTCGGGGTCGACCAGCTGGTGGTCGGCGACCGGTTCGTCGTCCGTCCCGGGGAGCGGATCGCCACCGACGGCGTCATCGTTGAGGGCACCTCGGCGGTGGACGCGTCGATGGTCACCGGCGAGTCGGTGCCGGTGGACGTCGGGCCCGGTACGCCGGTCGTGGGCGCCACCGTCAACGCCGGCGGACGCCTGGTCGTCGAGGCGACTCGAGTCGGCGCCGACACCCAGCTCGCCCAGATGGCCCGCCTGGTCGAGCAGGCGCAGACCGGCAAGGCCCAGGTCCAACGGCTGGCGGACCGGATCTCGGGGATCTTCGTACCGGTCGTCATCGCGTTGGCGATCGCGACGTTCGTGGTCTGGCTCGCGATCGGCGGCGGTCCCGCCGCCGCGTTCACCGCGGCCGTCGCAGTCCTCATCATCGCCTGCCCCTGCGCGTTGGGCCTGGCCACGCCCACGGCCCTCATGGTGGGCACGGGTCGGGGCGCCCAGCTCGGTCTGCTCATCAAGGGCCCCGAGGTGCTGGAGTCCACCCGCCGCATCGACACGATCGTGCTCGACAAGACCGGCACGGTCACGACCGGCGAGATGACGCTGATGGACGTCGTGGCGGCCGAGGGCGAGGACGCCGAACGCGTCCTGCGCCTGGCCGGCGCGGTGGAGCACGCCTCCGAACACCCCATCGCCGCCGCCGTGGCGCGGGGGGCGACCGAGCGGGTGGGCGCCCTCGCCCCGGTCCGCGACTTCGCGGCCGTGGCCGGCCTGGGCGTGCGCGGCACGGTCATCGAGGGCGCCGACGAGCCCGCGACGGCGTACGACGTGCTCCTGGGCCGTCCCGAGTTCCTGGCGACGCACGCGATGACGCTCGACGCGCGACTTCAGGGAGCCTTCGACGAGGCGACCGCGAAGGGCCACACGGCGGTCGCGTTCGGCTGGGACGGCCGAGCGCGCGGGGTGCTCACCGTCGCCGACGCGATCAAGCCGACGTCGGCGGAGGCCGTCCGTCGACTGCGCGGGCTGGGACTGACGCCGGTCCTGCTCACCGGCGACAACGCGGCGGTCGCCAGGACCGTCGCGCAGGCCGTCGGGATCGATCCCGGACCCGACACGGTCATCGCCGGGGTACTGCCCCAGGACAAGGTCGACGTCGTCGCGCGCCTGCAACGCGAGGGCAAGACCGTGGCCATGGTCGGGGACGGCATCAACGACGCGGCGGCGCTGGCGCAGGCCGACCTGGGGCTGGCCATGGGCACCGGCACCGACGTGGCGATCGAGGCCTCGGACCTGACCCTGGTGCGCGGCGACCTGCGGGCCGCCGCGGACGCGATCCGGCTCGCCCGGCGCACCCTGGCCACGATCAAGGGGAACCTGTTCTGGGCCTTCGCCTACAACGTGGCGGCGCTCCCGCTGGCCGCGGCGGGCCTGCTCAACCCGATGATCGCCGGCGCGGCGATGGCCTTCTCATCGGTGTTCGTGGTGACCAACAGCCTGCGGCTGCGCGGCTTCCAACCCTCTTACCGCTGA
- a CDS encoding nitronate monooxygenase, producing the protein MSTPDQRSLPSPATAGPRRANPPTIIQGGMGVTISGWRLAKAVARTGQLGVVSGTALDVVCARRLQDGDPGGHVRRALAAFPVPEIAARVLETYFVPGGIGPDAAYRPVLRHTLSSARPLQELTVVANFVEVWLAKEDHDGVVGINYLHKIDLPLPASCYGALLAGVDYVCVGAGSPADIPELVRTLARHEPAVLDVRVVGARADVQVRFEPADIIPLPAAPPLAVPHILAIVASVDLAEALAADPLLRPDGFVVEGPLAGGHNAPPRGPREMDERGQPVYGSRDEVDVRRIVALGLPVWLAGACASPAGVRRALELGATGVQAGTLFALSDESGLALHLKEAVRDQVDRGDLQVRADWRVSPTGFPFRVAELAGTWTDPAVAADRRPVCDLGFLRSAYLAPDGKVDFRCPAEPEQAYLRKGGREANRAGRACLCNALLAACGLAQRRGDGRTEPALVTTGADLTPVAELLRDNATGSYAAADAVRYLLAAGS; encoded by the coding sequence ATGAGCACACCAGACCAACGGTCCCTCCCGTCCCCCGCCACCGCGGGGCCCCGTCGCGCGAACCCCCCGACCATCATTCAGGGCGGCATGGGCGTGACCATCTCCGGCTGGCGACTGGCGAAGGCCGTCGCCCGCACCGGCCAGCTCGGTGTCGTCTCAGGCACCGCCCTGGACGTCGTCTGCGCGCGCCGCTTGCAGGACGGCGACCCCGGCGGCCACGTCCGCCGCGCGTTGGCCGCCTTCCCCGTCCCCGAGATCGCGGCCCGCGTCCTGGAGACCTACTTCGTCCCCGGCGGCATCGGCCCGGACGCCGCCTATCGACCCGTGCTGCGGCACACCCTGTCCTCGGCCCGGCCGCTCCAGGAACTCACGGTGGTCGCGAACTTCGTCGAGGTCTGGCTCGCCAAGGAGGACCACGACGGCGTCGTCGGCATCAACTACCTGCACAAGATCGACCTGCCGCTGCCGGCCTCCTGCTACGGCGCGCTCCTCGCCGGGGTCGACTACGTGTGCGTCGGTGCCGGCAGTCCCGCCGACATCCCGGAGCTGGTGCGCACCCTCGCCCGCCACGAGCCGGCGGTGCTGGACGTGCGGGTGGTCGGCGCCCGCGCCGACGTCCAGGTCCGCTTCGAACCCGCGGACATCATTCCGCTCCCGGCCGCGCCACCGCTCGCCGTGCCGCACATCCTCGCCATCGTGGCGTCCGTGGACCTTGCGGAGGCGCTGGCCGCCGATCCGCTGCTGCGGCCCGACGGGTTCGTCGTCGAGGGTCCGCTGGCGGGCGGCCACAACGCGCCGCCGCGGGGGCCCCGCGAAATGGACGAGCGCGGCCAGCCCGTTTACGGCAGCCGCGACGAGGTCGACGTCCGCCGGATCGTCGCGCTCGGCCTCCCCGTGTGGCTGGCGGGGGCGTGCGCGTCGCCAGCGGGCGTACGTCGCGCGCTCGAGCTGGGCGCCACCGGCGTCCAGGCCGGCACGCTCTTCGCCCTCAGCGACGAATCCGGCCTGGCGCTGCACCTCAAGGAGGCGGTCCGCGACCAGGTCGACCGGGGTGATCTGCAGGTCCGCGCCGACTGGCGGGTCTCGCCGACCGGCTTCCCGTTCCGGGTCGCCGAGCTGGCGGGCACCTGGACCGACCCCGCCGTGGCGGCGGACCGCCGGCCCGTGTGCGACCTGGGCTTCCTGCGCTCGGCGTACCTCGCACCCGACGGCAAGGTGGACTTCCGATGCCCGGCCGAGCCCGAACAGGCTTACCTGCGCAAGGGCGGCCGCGAGGCGAACCGAGCGGGCCGCGCCTGCCTGTGCAACGCGCTCCTCGCCGCCTGCGGGCTGGCCCAACGCCGCGGCGACGGACGCACCGAACCCGCCCTCGTCACCACGGGCGCGGACCTCACTCCCGTCGCGGAACTGCTGCGGGACAACGCGACCGGCTCGTACGCCGCCGCGGACGCCGTCCGCTATCTGCTGGCGGCCGGCTCCTAG
- a CDS encoding tryptophanase, translating into MKYIPEPFKIKMVEPIRMTTEAERREKIAAAHYNGFALRAEDVYIDLQTDSGTGAMSDGQWAAMLRGDESYSGGRSYYQLIDTARAIFDYEWIQPVHQGRAAEKVLFPVLIERPGQHVIANTFFDTTRAHVGLAGGHPIDCVCPEGLDSGLDAPFKGNMDVAGLERHIAELGVDSVAGIVMTITNNSVGGQPVSMANMKATAEVAQRHRIPLVIDAARFAENAFFIKEREAGYAQRTTHEITREFFACADIFTMSAKKDAITNMGGLLGVREEGEHVPDVKSLVISSEGYVTYGGLSGRDLAALAVGLEEGLNEDYLRYRVGQARYLADRLDEIGVPYQRPAGGHAVFVDAGKLLPHIPWHQFPGHALAVELYVEAGIRSCDIGSFLMDRDPGTGEPQQAPLEFTRLAIPRRAYTQGHLDVIAEALSEVKQRADQVKGYEITWEPKVLRHFTSKLRTVG; encoded by the coding sequence ATGAAGTACATCCCCGAGCCGTTCAAGATCAAGATGGTCGAACCCATCCGGATGACGACCGAGGCGGAGCGCCGGGAGAAGATCGCCGCCGCGCACTACAACGGGTTCGCGCTGCGCGCCGAGGACGTCTACATCGACCTGCAGACCGACAGCGGCACCGGCGCGATGAGCGACGGGCAGTGGGCGGCGATGCTGCGCGGCGACGAGTCGTACTCCGGTGGCCGCAGCTACTACCAGCTCATCGACACCGCGCGCGCGATCTTCGACTACGAGTGGATCCAGCCCGTCCACCAGGGCCGCGCCGCCGAGAAGGTGCTGTTCCCGGTGCTCATCGAGCGGCCCGGCCAGCACGTCATCGCCAACACCTTCTTCGACACCACCCGCGCCCACGTCGGCCTCGCCGGCGGCCACCCGATCGACTGCGTCTGCCCCGAGGGTCTCGACTCCGGCCTCGATGCGCCGTTCAAGGGGAACATGGACGTCGCGGGCCTGGAGCGACACATCGCCGAGCTGGGCGTCGACAGCGTCGCCGGCATCGTCATGACGATCACCAACAACTCGGTCGGCGGCCAGCCGGTCTCGATGGCAAACATGAAGGCCACCGCCGAGGTCGCGCAGCGCCACCGGATCCCGCTCGTCATCGACGCCGCCCGGTTCGCCGAGAACGCGTTCTTCATCAAGGAGCGCGAGGCCGGCTACGCCCAGCGGACCACCCACGAGATCACCCGCGAGTTCTTCGCGTGCGCGGACATCTTCACGATGAGCGCGAAGAAGGACGCGATCACCAACATGGGCGGCCTTCTCGGGGTACGCGAGGAGGGCGAGCACGTCCCGGACGTGAAGAGCCTGGTCATCTCCTCGGAGGGGTACGTCACGTACGGCGGCCTGTCCGGGCGCGACCTCGCCGCCCTGGCCGTGGGCCTGGAGGAGGGCCTCAACGAGGACTACCTGCGCTATCGGGTCGGCCAGGCCCGCTACCTCGCCGATCGCCTCGACGAGATCGGCGTCCCCTACCAGCGGCCCGCCGGCGGGCACGCGGTCTTCGTCGACGCGGGCAAGCTGCTGCCGCACATCCCGTGGCACCAGTTCCCGGGGCATGCGCTGGCGGTCGAGCTGTACGTCGAGGCCGGCATCCGGTCCTGCGACATCGGCAGCTTCCTCATGGACCGCGACCCCGGGACGGGTGAACCGCAGCAAGCACCCCTGGAGTTCACCCGACTCGCGATCCCCCGCCGCGCATACACCCAGGGCCACCTCGATGTCATCGCCGAGGCGCTGAGCGAGGTCAAGCAACGCGCCGATCAGGTCAAGGGCTACGAGATCACCTGGGAGCCCAAGGTGCTGCGCCACTTCACCAGCAAACTACGCACCGTGGGCTGA
- a CDS encoding antitoxin, whose translation MRTTLTLEPDVQRLVEDEMHRRRAGMKTVVNEALRQALTSRLPVADYEPPVHHSGLAPGVDPLRLNQLADELEDEELTARLSMSRGLTTS comes from the coding sequence GTGCGTACAACGTTGACCCTCGAACCAGACGTCCAACGCCTCGTCGAAGACGAGATGCACCGCCGCCGTGCCGGGATGAAGACGGTGGTGAACGAAGCGCTTCGCCAGGCGCTGACGAGCAGGCTTCCTGTGGCCGACTACGAGCCACCCGTTCACCACAGCGGGCTCGCGCCCGGGGTGGACCCGCTGCGCCTCAACCAGCTGGCCGACGAGCTGGAGGACGAGGAGCTGACGGCGAGACTGTCGATGTCGAGGGGTCTCACGACGTCGTGA